GCCGAGGCGCTGGCCGGCCAGCTGGGCGACACGCTGTCCACCGACAGCGACGCCGCCGGCACCACCGCCAGCGTCAGCTTCCCGGTCTGATCCTTCTGTCTGCCCGCTTTCAGTGGCGGTGCCCGTCGCCGTCATGGTGCTCGTGAGGATGTTCCGGCTCAGGGGCCGGCGCCAGCGTGCCGGCGAACCAGCCTCGGATGGCCCGGACCGGATCGGTCTCCGTCGTCGTCACCGGTTCGATGCCGCGGCGCTTCATGTGCGCGACGAATCCGGCGCCGGACGATCCGGTGACGACCACCCGCACGGCGTCGATCGGGTGGGGCCGGCCGTCGCCGCAGAGATGCAGGACCTCCTCCTCCGCCAGTTCGATCCGGCCGGTCTCGACCGGGTCGGTCCCGGCCTCCACCTCATAGACCAGGAAGCGGCGGGTGCGGCCGCCATGGGTGGCGATGGTCTCGAAATCCTTGGTACCGACGGCGATCTTCATGGCATGCGGTTCCCTTGCGATGGTGCCCGGCGACCGCTCGGTCCTGCCATGCTTCCGCTTGCCGCGCACTGAGGAAGCTCAATCGGCGGCTACGCCCGGCCCGATACCCGACCGCCTTGCTTGACTTTCAGCACCGATTTTGTACTATATCCCCGCCTGCTCCGCCGGAGAGGCCTGGGCTCGCCGTTCCGGGAGTCCCGTATCCGTCATATCGCTTTGCACGAGGATGTGACATGAGCACCGCCATCGCCCTCCGTTCGCCCGATTCCGGCGAATCGCTGTCCCGCTACATCAACGACACGCACCGTTACCCGGTCCTGACGGCCGAGGACGAGTACATGCTGGCCAAGGCCTGGACCGAGCATGGCGACGTCGATGCGGCCCACAAGCTGGTCACCAGCCATCTCCGTCTCGTCGTCAAGATCGCCGGCGGCTATCGCGGCTACGGCCTGCCGCTGTCCGACCTGATCGCCGAGGGCAATCTCGGCCTGATGACCGCCGTCAAGAAATTCGAGCCGGAACGCGGCTTCCGCCTGTCCACCTACGCGATGTGGTGGATCAAGGCCTCGATCCAGGATTACATCCTGCGGTCCTGGAGCCTCGTGAAGATCGGCACCACCGCCGCGCAGAAGAAGCTGTTCTTCAGCCTCGGCCGCCTGAAGCGGAAGCTGGGCGAATACGGCAGCGGCGACCTGCAGCCCGACAGCGTGTCCCGCATCGCCACCGACCTGTCGGTGCCGGAGGACGATGTCGTCGCCATGAACCGCCGCCTGTCGGCGCCCATGGCCTCGCTGAACGCCCCGATGAGCGCCGACGGCGATTCGGGCGAATGGCAGGATCTGCTGGCCGACGAACGGCCGTCGGTCGAGGAGTCGCTGGTCGAACGCGGCGAGGCCCGCCAGCGCAGCGCCCTGCTGCACCAGGCGATGAGCGTGCTGAACGACCGCGAGCGCGACATCCTGACCTGCCGCCGCCTGTCGGACAGCCCGCTGACCCTGGAGGACCTGTCGATCCGCTATGGCGTCAGCCGCGAACGCATCCGCCAGATCGAGGAACGGGCCTTCGAGAAGGTCGCCCGCCAGACCCGCGTCCTGGCCGCCGCCGCGGCCTGAACGGGGCCGGCGCGCCCCTCGAAAGCCATGACCTCCTCTTGCAGGAAACCGCCCCTTGGCAACGAGGCGGCGGCTTTCGGCCCGACTGCGTGTCCGGCGGATCCTGCGCCAGGATATCCCGCGCCAGGAATCGGGGACGGCGCCGTGTAACCCCTCCATCGACGCCGGCGGTCTCCGCCGGCCATTGCGGAGGCGGCCATGTCGAAGACCATTTCCCGGACCTCGAAGATCGAGATCATCAAGGACGCCCTCACCCTGTATGAGGGCAACAAGATCAGCCGCTGGCAGGTGATCAACCGGCTGGTCCATCTCGGCATGTCCGCCGACGACGCCAACATCATCGCCGACCATGGCAGCATTCCGCCCCACATCCTGAGCGGGCTTGGGGTCCTGCGCAGATGACCGCACCCGCCGCCCCGGACCACACCGCCCTGGAGGATGCCATGGCGACGGCCCTGCGCCTGCACCGCACCGGGCGCTGGGCGCAGGCGGTCGCGGTCTATGACAGGCTGCTGGGCGATCCGCGGCTGGAACCCGCAAGGGCTGCGCACGCCTATGCCAACCGTGGGGCGGCGCTGCGCCGGCTCGGCCGGCCCGACGAGGCGGTGGCGTCCTGCATCGAGGCGGTGCTGCGCCGTCCCGATCTGGCGGAGGCCTATGCCAACATCGGCGCGATCCTGCAGGAGAACGGCCATCCCCTGGCGGCGCTCGATGCCTGCCGCCGGGCGGGCGCGCTGTCGCCTGGCCTCTACACCGGCTATCTGGCGATGGCCAATGCCCATCAGGACCGCGGCGACCATGCCCGCGCCCTGACGTTGCTGCAACGTGCCGCCACCCTCGCCCCGGCAATGCCCAGCGTGCGCTACAATCTGGCGGAGGCACTGCTGCTTCACGGCCGGTTCGCGGAGGGCTGGCAAGCCTACGAAGCGCGCTGGCAGGCGCAGGAGCTGGCCCTGACCCGGCCCGCCTGCCCCAAACCCGAATGGACCACACAGGACATCGCCGGCAAGACCCTGCTGGTGGTGGAAGAGCAGGGGTTCGGCGATACCCTGCAATTCATCCGCCTGATCCCGCTGGTGAAGGCGCGCGGCGCGCGGCGGGTGGTGGTGCGGTGCCGGGAGCCGCTGGCCCGGCTGCTGGCGGGGATGGAGGGCGTCGATGCGGTGGTGACAGCCCTGCCCCATCCGGACAGCTATGATTTCTGGGTTCCGCTGATGTCGCTGATGCAGCGGCTGGAGCTGGCGCCGGATCGCATTCCGGCAACAGCGTCCTATCTGCACCCGCCGCAGGAGGCGGTCGCCCATTGGGCCGGAACCTTGCCGGCAACGGAAGGGTTGAAGGTCGGTCTGGTCTGGGCCGGCGACCCGCGGCTGGGCCATGCCGCCGCCAGCCGCACCGATGCCCGCCGCAGCCTGCCCCTCGCCCGGCTGGCCCCGCTGCTGGCGGTGGAGGGCGTGTCCTGGGTCAGCCTGCAGAAAGGGCCTGCGGCGGCGCAGCTCGGACAGGTCAACGGCGCGGCCATCTTCGATCCGATGGCGGACGTCACCGACTTCGCCGACACCGCGGCCATCGTCCGGCAGCTCGACCTCGTGATCGGGGTGGACACCGCCGTCGTCCATCTCGCCGGAGCCTTGGGCGTGCCGGTGTGGGTGCTGTCGCGCTTCAGCGGCTGCTGGCGCTGGCAGCTCGACCGCGACGACAGCCCCTGGTATCCGACGCTGCGGCTGTTCCGGCAGGACCGCCCCGGCGATTGGGCGCCGGCGGTGGAGCGGGTGCGCGAAGAGCTGTTGCACGCGGTGCGGCTCTCTCGCCATGATCGCCGTCCGGCCTGACGCCGGAGAACCGCCGAGGAGACCAGGATGCCCAGCTATCCCGCCGCCTATCAGGCCAGCAAAGGATCCGCGCTCGACGTCGACCGCGCCTTTTACGGGCGCATCGGGGCGCAGACGGAAGGGCGGGAACTGGTGGACCAATTCGTGGTGCCGATCCGCTCCGGCCGCGCCTGGACCGTGCCGGCGGGCCATGTCTTCCGCATCGTCACCGTCGAGGGGCCGCAGGTCGCCGACCTGAACATCTGGAACCGCCACAACCCGCGCGAACGCTTCTGGGCCTCGCGCACGCGGCAGCTCCAGCAGGCGCATGTCAGCAATTTCGACCGGCTGTGGTCGACGCTGCCCTATCTGCGGCCGCTGGCGACCATCACCCACGACACGCTGGCCGATTACGGCATCGACGAGTATGGCGGCCGGGTCCACGACCTGCTGGGCACGCGCTGCGATCCCTACGTCAACCGCATGCTGACGGGCGAGGATTTCCACCACCACTGCCATTCCAACCTGACCCGCGCCGTCGCCCCCTATGGCCTGACCGAGTTCGACGTGCATGACGTGCTGAACGTCTTCCAGGTCACCGGGCTGAACGCCGAGGACAAGTATTTCATGAAGGCCTGCCCGGCCAAGACAGGCGACTTCCTGGAATTCTTCGCAGAGATCGACCTGCTCTGCGCCCTGTCGACCTGCCCCGGCGGCGATCTCAGCGTGCCGCTGTGGGGACCGGACGCCCGCGACCCGCTGGAGGTCTGCCGCCCGCTGGGCGTCGAGGTCTACCGTCTGGACCCGGCCCTTCTGGAGGGCTGGTCGTCACCGGAGGTCGCGGCCTACCGCGGCAACCACGGCATGACTCTGCCGACGCCGTCCTGGGAAAAGGACCCGGCCTGACCTGAGGGGGTTCGATGCCGACGATCCTGCTCACCGGCTTCGAGCCATTCGGCGGCGAGGCCGTCAACCCGTCCTGGGAAGCGGTGCGGCGGCTCGACGGCTGGGAGTGCCGCGGCCACCGCGTCGCGGCAAGGCTGATGCCCTGCGTGTTCGGCGCGTCGCTCGACGCGCTCGACCGCGCGGTGGCGGAGACGGACCCGGTGGCCCTGCTCGGCGTCGGGCAGGCGCAGAGCCGGGCGGAGCTGTCGCTGGAACGGGTGGCCGTCAACCTCGACGACGCCCGCATCCCCGACACTGCCGGCAACCGGCCGGTGGACGCGCCGGTGGTGGCGGGCGGCCCGGCCGCCTATTTCGCCAGCCTGCCGGTGAAGGCCATCGCCGCCGCCCTGCGCGATGCGGGCATCCCCGCCGGCCTGTCGCACAGCGCCGGCAGCTTCGTCTGCAACCACCTGTTCTACGGCGCCTGTCATCTGCGGGCTGTGCGGCGCCCGGCCCTGCGCGTCGGTTTCCTGCACATCCCGCTGGCCCCCGAGCAGGCGGTGCGCCACCCCGGCGTTCCGTCAATGGCGATCGAGCAGGTGGTCGCCGGCCTGCGCATTGCGGTGGAGACCATCCTGACGACAGCGGAGGACCGGCACGAGCCGGCGGGAACGCTGGAGTAGGACGCTACTTCACCTCGGTCAGCAGCCACTCCTTGAAGCGGCGGACGCGGCGTGCCCGCTCCGCACCCGGTGCGTGGGCGATCAGGTAGCAGCCGCGCGGGCGCAGGGTCTCCGGCATCGGCTGGACCAGCCGGCCCGATGCCACGTCGTCACCCACCAGGAAGACCGGCAGCAGCGCCACCCCCATGCCGGCCGACGCCGCTTCGATGATCATGAAGAAATGCTCGAAGGCCAATGACAGCGCGGCCTCCGGCACGGTCAGGCCGAAGGCGGAGAGATAGACGCGCCAGGAATCGGGCCGGGTGGTGTGCTGCAGCAGCCGGTGCTGCGCCAGATCGGCCGGCCGGCGCAGCGGCGGCCCCTGCTCCAGCAGCGAGGGCGCGCAGAAGACGCCCATCGTCTCCGGCATCAGCGTCGCCATTTCCGCCCCGGGCCAGTCCTCCACGCCATAGCGGATGGCGACGTCGATCCGCTCCTTGGCGAAATCGACGCGATGCTCGCCGATGCCGACCTCGACCTGGATGTCGGGATTTTCCGCCTGGAAGCGCTTCAGCCTCGGGATCAGCCAGCGCTGGGTCAGGGTGGGCAGCGCGCTGACCCGCAGAACCCCGCCATCCTGCGCGCGGGCCGCCCGCGCCGCCGCCGCGATGCGGTCGAGCGCCGCCGATGCCTCGCCATAGAAGGCGGCCCCGGTCGGCGTCAATTCGATGCCGCGGCCGACGCGGCGGATCAATTCCACACCCAGATCGGCCTGCAGGGTCTGCATCATGCGGCTGACGGCACCCTGTGTCACCGCCAGCTCGTCGGCCGCCTTGGTGAAGCTGAGATGGCGGGCCACCGCGACGAAGCTGCGGACGGCGTTGAGCGACGGCAGGACGCGGTCTGGCATGGGGCGAACCGACTCATGAGTTGAACTCATAAATCTCCGCCCGAGAACTCGTTTGTCAAGTCCGGAGGGATCGGGTCTGCTGGGAACACCAACAGCCAAGTGCCAACCGGTCCCGAAAGGCCATACCCCCATGACGACGCCGAAGACGACGCTGACGCCCTTCCACATCGCCTTCCCGGTCGACGATCTGGCCGCCGCCCGCCATTTCTACGGCACCGTGCTCGGTTGCCCTGAGGGGCGCAGCAGCGACGAGTGGATCGATTTCGACCTGTTCGGCCACCAGATCGTCGCCCATCTGAAGCCACGCGATCCCAGCGCCGCCCCGGCCCACCGCAATCCGGTCGACGGCCACGATGTGCCGGTGCCGCATTTCGGCGTCGTGCTGCAGCCCGCCGACTGGGACGCGCTGGCAGAAAAGCTGAAGGCGGCCGGGGTGAAGTTCGTGATCGAGCCCTACACCCGCTTCAAGGGCCAGGTGGGCGAACAATCCACCATGTTCTTCCTCGACCCCGCCGGCAATGCGCTGGAGTTCAAGGCCTTCGCCGACATGTCGCAGCTGTTCGCGAAATAGAGGGCGGAAGCAAAAGGGAAGACCCCTCCCCCGGGATGGCGGGGGAGGGGCAGGTGAGCGCAATGGACAGGCGGGTTACTGGTTCGCCGCAGCCGCGACCGCGCCGGCACCCGCCAACTCGCCGCCGATACCGTTGTTCAGCGCCCAGATTGCGGCCTGGGCGCNATCAGATAGCCGTCGGCACCCGCCTCCAGCGCATTGGCGAGGCGGCGGGTGCAGAGGTCGCTGGTCAGGATGACCATGCGGGTATCCGGCAGCAGGGCGCGCAGGCGGCGCATCCCTTCCGCCTCTTCGTCACCACCATTCTGCAGGTCGAGAAGGAGGAGCTGCGGCTTCAGACCATTCTCGACCGACCCCAGCGCCTCGCGCAGGTTTCCCGCCTCGGCCTGGATCTGGAAAGGCGAATCGTCGAGCAGGCGCTTCAGCCCCTCGCGAAACAGCTTGTTCGAATCGATGAGAAATGCACGCACTGTGTCCATTGTCCGCTCCCGCAATTCTGAACCGAGCATCATCAGGTGATGGCCGATGGTGTGGCCGATAGTGGCCTCTGCACGAAGGAAGATCCCGACGCATTGGCGACTGGCCGATTACCCCTCGACAGCTTCGGCAGGCCGTTATTTAGGGGGAGGTTACCCCCGTGTCGCGTCCTACGGTACCACTCTCCTGAGTTAAAAGAAGAACGCATTGGACATATGCGCAAAGCCCCGCCAAGATTTCAGTATCCAAAGATATCACAGCGGCGAACATTGAAACGCGCGAACGAATTAACTGTTTTGTTAACCACCACTTATTTGCGTATGGCCTCAGCCCCTAAGCGAGCTATGCCGCATTTTTCTCACGCGAAGTTGAAGTCATGGCTCCTGCCGTGGTGATGCCAACAGATAATCCGAATGGAGCCCCCCACCATTCGATATAAGGACCACTCCGGCCATGGTCGTACGGCTTGACCGGGAGCGGCCGCGCGTGCGTTTTTCCATGTGGCCGCCCCGACAGCGGGGATGGGCTGAGAACGCGCTGTGCGGGGTCGGGACTGGAATGGGCTGGCAGATCATCGCCGCCGCGGTGGCGGGCTATCTGGCACTTCTGGGGCGCAGCGCCTGGAAACAGGGGGAGTTCCGCCAGTTCCTGCGCAGCCTCGCCATCGTCGCCGTCCTCTGCGCCCTGCTGGCCGGCACGGTCGCGGTGGCGATGATGCTGGATCGGACATAGACGCGGGCGGCGCGCCCTCCGGGCACAGTCGACCCCATGCAAACGAAAAGGGCGCCGGCGGTCTCCCGCCGACGCCCTTGTCCTTCGCCCGCAGCCGGGTCAGCTGAGCGGGATCGCCACGAAGCGCAGGTCGCCCTTGCGGTCGACCAGGAGCAGGACGGACTTCTTGCTCTGCTCCTTTGCCTTCTGGACCTTGGCGGTGACGTCCTCCGGCTTGCGGACCTCTTCCTGCCCGACCTCCAGGATGACGTCGCCGGCGCGCAGACCCTTCTCCGCGGCGGTGGAACTGCCGGCAACCTCGGTGATGACCACGCCCTTCAGGTCGGGCTTGATCTCGAACTGCTGGCGCAGTTCCGGGGTGATGACGGTCAGCTTCATGCCGAGCGATTCGGTCGGCTTCTGGGCCGGGGCCTTGTCCTTCGGCTGCTGCTTCTCGTCCGGGTTGGCGGCGAGCAGGCCCTGCTCCTCCGCGGCTTCCAGCTCGCCGACCTTGACCTGCACGGTCTGGGCCTTGCCCTTGCGCCAGACCTCGACCGGGACGGCGCGGTCGATGGAGGTTTCGGCGACGACGCGCGGCAGGCGCCGCATCTCGTCGATCTCCTTGCCGTCGAACTTCGTCACCACATCGCCGGCCTGGATGCCGGCCTTGGCGGCCGGACCATCCGGGGTGACGGAGGCGACCAGCGCACCCTTGTGGCCGGGCAGGCCAAGGCTCTCGGCGATCTCCGGCGTCACCGCCTGGATGCGCACGCCCAGCCAGCCGCGGCGGGTCTTGCCGAACTCCTTCAACTGCGCCACCACCTGCTTGGCCAGGTTGGACGGAATGGCGAAGCTGGCGCGGGGCAGGCCGGCATCCTCCGNGCACCCAATCGCCGACGCGCATGGCGTCGCTGTCGCCGAAGGGAACGGCGACCAGCGGGTGGCTGGTCTTGATCTTCAAAAGCGCGAGGTCGGTCTTGCTGTCCTTGCCGACCACCTCCGCCTTGATGTTGGTGTCGTCCTGCAGGATGACGGTGATCTCGTCGGCGTCCTGAACGACATGGTTGTTGGTGACAACATAGCCGTTCTTGGCGTCGATGATGAAGCCGGAGCCCAGCGAGGTCGCCTTGCGCTGCGGCTGGTCCTGCTGCTGCTGGCGGTCGAAGAAGTCCCGGAAGAACTCCTCGAAGGGCGAGCCCGGCGGGAATTGCGGGATCTCCGGCCGCGGCCCCTGCGGACGCTGCGGCGCGCTCTGGCTGGTGGAGATGTTGACGACCGCCGGCAGCAGTTTTTCCGCCAGATCGGCGAAGCTGCCGGGTGCGTTGCGGTTGGGCGTCGCCGCCTGGGCCTGGGCCGGCGCGGCGGTGAAGGCGCCGACGACGGCGCCGCCGCCGATGACCGATGCCATGCCCCAGACGATGGCGGCGACCAGCGGCCGGACGCCCGCCTTACGCGGCTGGGCCCCTGCCACGGCGCCCCGCGCGGCGGGTTCGAATTTGGGTGTGCGAATCAACGTGCTCTCCCTACCAGACGTCCGGCCGGTTCCATGGACGGGAGCGGCCGCCCAGTTCTGGGCCGTATATGTGTTGGTCCAAGAGTATGGCCGCAAGATGGCGCGCCGGTCCAGTCGGCACCAGCGGAAATCACGGGGCCCCTCATTCTTTTGAATCCCGTGGCACCCCTTCCGCCCCACAAAGCAACGGCCGGATCGGGGGACCCCCCGACCCGGCCGCCTGCTGCTCGAATGCGGACCTTCGGCCTTATACCAGCGGTCATTGAACGCACTGTGTCCATTGTCCGCTCCCGCAATNGCAGTCTGGGGAGCGCCCCCCGCCTGCGGACCCGGACCGGCGAAATAGCGGAAGAACTCGCCGTTCGGCGACAGCACCATGGTGGTGTCGTTGCCGTTCAGCGACTTCCGGTAGGCTTCCAGCGAGCGGTAGAAACCATAGAAGCCGGGATCCTGCGACGTCGCCTCGGCGATCAGCTTCAGCGCGGTGTTGTCGCCTTCGCCCCGCAGGATCTGCGCGTCGCGCTGGGCCTCGGCGATGATGACCGTGCGTTCGCGCTCGGCGCGGGACTTGATCTGCTGCGACTGCTCCTGGCCCTGGGCGCGCGCCTCGGACGCCTCGCGCTCGCGCTCGGAGCGCATGCGGGCGAAGATCGACTGGCTGGTCTCCTCCGGCAGGTCGGCACGGCGGATGCGAACGTCGACGATCTCGATGCCGAAGCGCTTGGCCTCGTCGTTCACCTGCCCCTTGATGTCGGTCATGATGCGGGCGCGCTCGTCCGACAGGACGGCCAGCACCGTGACGTTGCCGAGAACGCGGCGCAGCGCCGAGTTGACGATGGAGTTCAGGCGCGTTTCGGCCACCGCCTCGGTCCCGGCGGTCTGGTAGAAGCGCAACGGGTCCTGGATGCGGTAGCGGGCGAAGGCGTCGACGTCCAGGCGCTTCTGATCGGCCAGGATCACCTGCTCCACCGGCGGATCGAGGTCGAGCACCCGGCGGTCGAGAAGCCGGACCTCCTGGATGAAGGGGATCTTGGCCTGCAGACCGGGCTCCTGGATCATCCGGCGCGGTTCGCCGAACTGCAGGACGATCGCCTGCTGGGCCTCGTTGACGGTGAACAGGGACGACGACGCGATGATGCCGAGGGCGACGATGCCGATGCCGGCGATGGCGAGGGTGCGGTTCATGATGCGATCCTCCTCACTGGCCGGACAGTTGCTGGGATTGCGGCAGCGACGACAGCGGCTGTGGCTGCGTCTGCGTGCCGGGCCGCGGCCCGCCCTGGTTGCCGCCGGAACTGGCCGGCGGAGCCTGGCGCGGTGCCTGCTGCGGGAGCGGCGTGGCGTTCGGAGCGAGCTGGTTCAGCGGGAGGTAGGGCACGACGTTCTGCGCCGCCCCGTCCACGATGATCTTGTTCCGGCCGCGGAGGATCTCCTCCATCGTCTCCAGATACATGCGCCGGGCGGTGACGTCCTTGTTCAGCGCATAGGCCTCGTACACCTTGCGGAAGCGCTCGGCGTCACCCTGCGCCAGGCTGACCACCTGCTCGCGATAGGCCGACGCCTCCTGCACCAGACGCTCAGCCTCGCCTCTCGCACGCGGGATGATGTCGTTGCGGTAGGCCTCCGCCTCGTTGCGGGCGCGTTCGCGGTCGGCACGGGCGCGCTGCACGTCGTTGAACGCGTCGATGACCGGCTGCGGCGGATCGGCCTTCTGCAGCTGGACCTGGGTGATCTCGATGCCCGCCTGATATTCGTCCAGCATGGTCTGCAGGAGCTGGCGGGTCGAGGTTTCGATCTGCTGGCGGGCCTCGGTCAGGGCCGGCTGCAGGTCGGTGCGGCCGATGACCTCGCGCATCGCGCTTTCGGCGGCCTTCTTCACCGTCACTTCCGGCTCGCGGATCTTGAACAGGAAGTTGCCGGCGTCCTTGATGACCCAGAACACCGTGAAGTCGATGTCGACGATGTTCTCGTCGCCGGTCAGCATCAACGACTCGTCCGGCACGTCGCGGTCGTTGCGCCCGCCGGCCGCGGAGGAGCGGTAGCCGACCTCGATCCGGTTGACGCGCGTGACCTTCGGCAGCAGCACCGTCTCGATCGGCGACGGCAGGCGGTAGCGCAGGCCGGGCTGTTCGGTGCGGGTCCATTCGCCGAAGCGCAGGACCACGCCCTGCTCGTCGGCCTCGACGCGGTAGATGCCGCTGGCGAGCCAGATCAGCCCCAGGACGCCCACGACCAGGGCCACGCCCCGCCCGCTGCCGAAGCCGCCGGGCATGGCGCGGCGCAGGCGGTCCTGGCTCCGGCGCAGGAGATCCTCAAGGTCGGGAGGCTGCGGGCCGCCGCCACCGCCGCCATTTCCCCCGCCCTGGGGCCGGCCCCACGGGTTGCCGGGACCGTTGTTGCCCGGCGGGGGACCCCAGGGGCCGCCACCGCCGCCCCCACCTTGATTGTTCCACGGCATCCGAGTGAGTCCCCCTTACTTTGCGATTCGTCCCATGATGTGGAAGCGCACTGGCATGGCCCCGCGCCTCCCTTTACCGATGTCCTCCGTCGGTCCTATAGTCCCCCATACCCTTCGGCAAGGATTCCACCAACGGATATCCGCCAATATCGGGAAGATAGCGGAGTTTTCAACCATGGCGCAGATCAGCGAAGCTCAAGTCATGCAGGCGCTGAAGTCCGTCGTCGACCCGGACCGGGGCGGCGACATCGTCAGCTTGGGCATGCTGTCGGGCCTCGTGGTGCGTGACGGCCATGTCGCCTTCTCCATCGAAGTCGACCCCAAGCGCGGCGCCCAGGCGGAGCCGCTGCGCCACGCCGCCGAAAAGGCGGTGGACGCCCTGCCCGGCGTGCTGTCGGTCACCGCCGTGCTGACCGCCCACCGCGCAGCGCCCCAGGCCGCACCGCAGCAGGGCCATTCGCACGGCGGGCATTCGCACGGGCATTCCCATGGCGCTGCACCGCAGGGCGACCCGCAGAAGCCGCTGGTTCCCGGCGTGAAGGCCATCGTCGCCGTCGCCTCGGGCAAGGGCGGCGTCGGCAAATCGACCACCTCGGCCAACCTCGCGCTGGCGCTGGCCGCCAACGGGCTGAAGGTCGGGCTGCTCGACGCCGACATCTACGGCCCGTCGATGCCGCGCATGATGGGCATCGCCGGCCGCCCCAACAGCCCCGACGGCAAGCGCCTGGAGCCGATGGAGAATTACGGCGTCAAGGTGATGTCCATGGGCTTCCTGGTGGCCGAGGACACGCCGATGATCTGGCGCGGCCCGATGGTGATGAGCGCGCTGCAGCAGATGCTGCGCGACGTCAATTGGGGCACGCTCGACATCCTGGTGGTGGACATGCCGCCGGGCACCGGCGACGCCCAGCTGACCATGGCCCAGCAGGTGCCGCTGGCCGGCGCGGTGATCGTCTCCACCCCGCAGGACATCGCGTTGCTGGACGCCCGCAAGGGGCTGAACATGTTCCGCCGCGTCGATGTGCCGGTGTTGGGCATCATCGAGAACATGAGCTATTTCTGCTGCCCCAACTGCGGCCACCGCACCGACATCTTCAGCCACGGCGGCGCCCGCAAGGAAGCCGACGATCTGGGCATGGAATTCCTGGGCGAGATCCCGCTGCACCTGTCGATCCGCGAGACCTCCGACCAGGGCCAGCCGATCGTGGTGTCGCAGCCGGAGTCCGAGCACGCCCAGTCCTACCGCCGCATCGCCACCCGCCTGTGGGAAAAGATCGGCGGCGGCACCGGCGGGCGCGCCGCGCCGCGCATCGTGGTGCAGTGAGGGGTGAGGGGGGCTAACTCCGGCCCCCCTCACCCATACCGACGCAGCGCCTCCACCGTCAGCCCCAGGCCGACGGAGCCGAAGATGTTGCCTTCCACCACCCGCGCGTCCGGCGCCTCGGCCAGGATCGCCGCGCGCACCTGCGGCAGCAGGGTGGAGCCGCCGGTGAGGAACACCGCGTCGATGCGGTCGGCGGTCACGCCCGCGTCGGCCAGACAGTCGCGGATGCGGCTTCCGATCCGCGCCGCCAGCGATCCGGTGGCGCGGTTCAGCGCCTCCCGGTCCACCGCCAGGGAGAGATCGCCGTCGCCCCAGTCCAGCGCCAGCTCCGTCGCTTCATGGTCGGACAGGGCGATCTTCGTGCGCTCGACCGCCATCGCCAGCGCGTGGCCTTGGCGGTGCTCGACGACGCCGATCAGGCGCTCGATCTTCCCCGGCTCGGCGGAATCGCGCTGCAGCCGCTCCAGCTCGGCCATCGCCTTGGCGGTGTAAAGGAAGTTGATCTTCGACCAGGTCGCCAGATCGAAATAGATGCTGCGCGGGGCCAGCAGCCCGGCGCGCTTCATGGCGCTGCCCATCCCCAGCTCCGGCATCGCGGTGGCGAGGCTGAGATCGCGGTCGAAGTCGGTGCCGCCGACCCGGATGCCGTCGTTGGCCAGGATGTCGCCGGCCCGGTCGGCCTTGCCGCGCCGCTCCGGCCCGATGCGCACGACCGAGAAGTCCGACGTGCCGCCGCCGAT
This genomic stretch from Azospirillum humicireducens harbors:
- a CDS encoding NifB/NifX family molybdenum-iron cluster-binding protein, whose translation is MKIAVGTKDFETIATHGGRTRRFLVYEVEAGTDPVETGRIELAEEEVLHLCGDGRPHPIDAVRVVVTGSSGAGFVAHMKRRGIEPVTTTETDPVRAIRGWFAGTLAPAPEPEHPHEHHDGDGHRH
- the rpoH gene encoding RNA polymerase sigma factor RpoH — protein: MSTAIALRSPDSGESLSRYINDTHRYPVLTAEDEYMLAKAWTEHGDVDAAHKLVTSHLRLVVKIAGGYRGYGLPLSDLIAEGNLGLMTAVKKFEPERGFRLSTYAMWWIKASIQDYILRSWSLVKIGTTAAQKKLFFSLGRLKRKLGEYGSGDLQPDSVSRIATDLSVPEDDVVAMNRRLSAPMASLNAPMSADGDSGEWQDLLADERPSVEESLVERGEARQRSALLHQAMSVLNDRERDILTCRRLSDSPLTLEDLSIRYGVSRERIRQIEERAFEKVARQTRVLAAAAA
- a CDS encoding tetratricopeptide repeat protein; amino-acid sequence: MTAPAAPDHTALEDAMATALRLHRTGRWAQAVAVYDRLLGDPRLEPARAAHAYANRGAALRRLGRPDEAVASCIEAVLRRPDLAEAYANIGAILQENGHPLAALDACRRAGALSPGLYTGYLAMANAHQDRGDHARALTLLQRAATLAPAMPSVRYNLAEALLLHGRFAEGWQAYEARWQAQELALTRPACPKPEWTTQDIAGKTLLVVEEQGFGDTLQFIRLIPLVKARGARRVVVRCREPLARLLAGMEGVDAVVTALPHPDSYDFWVPLMSLMQRLELAPDRIPATASYLHPPQEAVAHWAGTLPATEGLKVGLVWAGDPRLGHAAASRTDARRSLPLARLAPLLAVEGVSWVSLQKGPAAAQLGQVNGAAIFDPMADVTDFADTAAIVRQLDLVIGVDTAVVHLAGALGVPVWVLSRFSGCWRWQLDRDDSPWYPTLRLFRQDRPGDWAPAVERVREELLHAVRLSRHDRRPA
- a CDS encoding urea carboxylase-associated family protein, producing the protein MPSYPAAYQASKGSALDVDRAFYGRIGAQTEGRELVDQFVVPIRSGRAWTVPAGHVFRIVTVEGPQVADLNIWNRHNPRERFWASRTRQLQQAHVSNFDRLWSTLPYLRPLATITHDTLADYGIDEYGGRVHDLLGTRCDPYVNRMLTGEDFHHHCHSNLTRAVAPYGLTEFDVHDVLNVFQVTGLNAEDKYFMKACPAKTGDFLEFFAEIDLLCALSTCPGGDLSVPLWGPDARDPLEVCRPLGVEVYRLDPALLEGWSSPEVAAYRGNHGMTLPTPSWEKDPA
- the pcp gene encoding pyroglutamyl-peptidase I — protein: MPTILLTGFEPFGGEAVNPSWEAVRRLDGWECRGHRVAARLMPCVFGASLDALDRAVAETDPVALLGVGQAQSRAELSLERVAVNLDDARIPDTAGNRPVDAPVVAGGPAAYFASLPVKAIAAALRDAGIPAGLSHSAGSFVCNHLFYGACHLRAVRRPALRVGFLHIPLAPEQAVRHPGVPSMAIEQVVAGLRIAVETILTTAEDRHEPAGTLE
- a CDS encoding LysR substrate-binding domain-containing protein, translated to MPDRVLPSLNAVRSFVAVARHLSFTKAADELAVTQGAVSRMMQTLQADLGVELIRRVGRGIELTPTGAAFYGEASAALDRIAAAARAARAQDGGVLRVSALPTLTQRWLIPRLKRFQAENPDIQVEVGIGEHRVDFAKERIDVAIRYGVEDWPGAEMATLMPETMGVFCAPSLLEQGPPLRRPADLAQHRLLQHTTRPDSWRVYLSAFGLTVPEAALSLAFEHFFMIIEAASAGMGVALLPVFLVGDDVASGRLVQPMPETLRPRGCYLIAHAPGAERARRVRRFKEWLLTEVK
- a CDS encoding VOC family protein produces the protein MTTPKTTLTPFHIAFPVDDLAAARHFYGTVLGCPEGRSSDEWIDFDLFGHQIVAHLKPRDPSAAPAHRNPVDGHDVPVPHFGVVLQPADWDALAEKLKAAGVKFVIEPYTRFKGQVGEQSTMFFLDPAGNALEFKAFADMSQLFAK